GCACCGGCGCCGCCTCCTTCGCCGCGCCGGCCAGGCTCGGCGGAGGCACCTCCGTCGCCCTGCACGTCTTCGTGCCGGACGTCGACAGCCTGGCGGAGCGGGCGGAGGCCGCCGGCGCCGAGATCCTCCAGCCGCCGAAGGACATGTTCCACGGCGACCGCACCGTCGTCCTCAGGGACCCGTCGGGCCACCTCTGGGTCTTCCTCACCCACGTCGAGGACGTCTCGGCGGAGGAGCTCGGGCGCCGCCTGGCCACCGCCGGATGACGGCGGTCCGCACGCACCCCGGACCGAACCCCGCCCGAGAACGGTGTCAGGCCGCCTGTTCAGTGTTCCGTTACGTGTTTTCCCCGATGCGGTG
This Streptomyces sp. NBC_00377 DNA region includes the following protein-coding sequences:
- a CDS encoding VOC family protein; translated protein: MTERTAGIEIPDRYHHAVIPHIMVDDAGAAIDFYRRAFGAHEDVRVDAPGGGVLHAEITVGRSVLMLGDAGADGTGAASFAAPARLGGGTSVALHVFVPDVDSLAERAEAAGAEILQPPKDMFHGDRTVVLRDPSGHLWVFLTHVEDVSAEELGRRLATAG